One Burkholderiales bacterium genomic window, ATTTGAAGCGATGCTCATCTGAAAGGCCGGCGGCAACAGGGACTGGAATCAATTTGCCGAGCAGGCAAGCCCAGAATGCATCGATAAACTGTTCGTTGCTATTCAAAAGCAGAATGACCTCGTTCCCTGGAGCAGCGCCGCGTTGCTGCAAGTGGTAGAGCAACCCGAGTGCGCGGCGATAGATCGTGTCCAAGGTGACCACGCGCTCATTTTGCTCGCCCTCGATATAGGTGACACTTCGTTCTGGCGAACGGCGGGCGTTCAGCGCTTCGGGTAGGGTTGAATAATGCATCAGTGAGAATTTCTTGGAATGACGCGCATCCAGAGGTTGTTCCGCGTGCGCAGATTGACCTGCGCTTCAACCGCTATCGGCTGCCCGGGAACATAGCATAGACGAAAGCGGCGGGCGACCATTGCCACGTGAAGGGTCATCTCCGCGAGCGCAAACTGCTCGCCGATACACGCCCGCGGGCCCGCTGCGAACGGAATGCTTGCATAGCGATGGCTTTGCGGCGTATCGAAGCGCTCCGGCCTGAACGCGTCCAGTTCATTCCAGAGATCGGGATGCCGATGAACCAGGTAAGGCGAGATGAAAACATCGCTTCCGGCGGGCACCCTGTAATTCCCGATTCGATCTTCGCCGATTGCACGTCGCGTCAGCAGCCATCCGGGAGGATAGAGCCGAAGTGTTTCTGCGATGACCTGTCTCGTGTAGGTAAACCTGTTCAAGTCATCAAGTTGCAAATCGACCGGTAGTTCGGTGGCGTCGATTTCGTCATGCAGCGTCCGCTCGACCTCGGGGTGCTGTGATACCAGATACCACAGCCAGTTCAACGCGCTTGCGGTTGTTTCATGGCCGGCGACGATCAAGGTCATCGCTTCGTCGATCAGTTGCTTGTCGGTCATAGGCTCGCCGCTTTGTCTGTCGCGAGCTTGCATCATCAGCGCCAGAAGATCTTGTCGAGGAGACGAACACTCACGGCGCTGTTCTATCCATTGCTGCAGTTGTTTACCCAGACCGCGGAATTTGTAGGCGAATTGAAGGTTGCGTTCGGGTTCGTCGGTGAGGACGGAAAACGGATTCGCGCTGCCTGTCTCGAAGGCGCGTCCAATCTGGTCTCCGAAAAGAGCGTCCAGCACAATGCGCAGGGTAAGATTGCTGGTTTCCTCAGTGATATCGACAGACGTATTGGCAACCTGACTTTGCCGCCAACGATCGATCAGAGTCAGATTGCAATCCCGAATCGCTTCCAGCATCCCGCTCAACACGGTTTTGTGAAAAGCCGGCTGAACCAGCTTGCGTTGGCGCTGCCAGAAATCGCCTTCGCTCGCCATCAGGCCGTTGCCGAGCAGGATTTTGACCCGATCGATGCCCACGCCTTTCGTATAATTGCAGTGATTGGCGACCAGCACGTGTTTTACGTAATCCGGATTGCTGACCACGTAGACGGATTTGCCTTCCCTGGTGAGCAGGCAGAAAATGTCACCAAGCTGGTTGAAAAGCTCCAGGAGCCATTCCAACGTGCCGTCGGGGAAGCTTAAGTCAAGTTTTCGGGTCGCCGTTGGCGG contains:
- a CDS encoding cytochrome P450, producing MEWLLELFNQLGDIFCLLTREGKSVYVVSNPDYVKHVLVANHCNYTKGVGIDRVKILLGNGLMASEGDFWQRQRKLVQPAFHKTVLSGMLEAIRDCNLTLIDRWRQSQVANTSVDITEETSNLTLRIVLDALFGDQIGRAFETGSANPFSVLTDEPERNLQFAYKFRGLGKQLQQWIEQRRECSSPRQDLLALMMQARDRQSGEPMTDKQLIDEAMTLIVAGHETTASALNWLWYLVSQHPEVERTLHDEIDATELPVDLQLDDLNRFTYTRQVIAETLRLYPPGWLLTRRAIGEDRIGNYRVPAGSDVFISPYLVHRHPDLWNELDAFRPERFDTPQSHRYASIPFAAGPRACIGEQFALAEMTLHVAMVARRFRLCYVPGQPIAVEAQVNLRTRNNLWMRVIPRNSH